The Pyrus communis chromosome 5, drPyrComm1.1, whole genome shotgun sequence region TCTCACCTTCGCTGTATCAGGGGACCTTCAGGCATAAATCTTAGATTAGTGCAACAGCCAAGGAACATTAAAATGATATTTACATACGGAATATAATCAATGAGGTCCATAAAGCCTAGAACTCTAAACTCTTTACGTATTTACCAAGCAACGAAAACAATCCGGCTCTTCTGGCAGTTCTCCTCTGTCACGTAATCAAAGTCATAAACAGCGTATCGACACTCGTTAGCAGGGAGGCTTGCAGAGAAATCCTCGTAGCTGTCAGTTGGCTCACCAAGCTTTTCCACAACAACCCCATTTTGTTTCTCCTCAATCTTGTATACTATGAACCGGTAAGTTCTTCTCGCCTTCAATTCCAGAAACTTTAGCTTGCATTCGCCATGCACAGCCATCCCGGATGCTGCATTTGCCTACAAAGATTCAATGGATACCAAAATGCATCACATACCCACCAAGCATCGGTAGCAATTTCCAAAAGTTTCACCAAGCGTAACCATTTTGTATCCATCCCTCGAATTTACAGACCAATCGAAAACACACAGCAATACAACATTCCAAACATCCGAAAACAAAACACGCATTGCTAATACCAAACTaatcaacaaatcaaacaatttatAAATCACCGACATTTTTGTATCCATTTTGTTAGTGGTAACGGTGGTCCTCGAATTTAACCACCGTTACCACTAACAAAAGGGAAAAAGTTCGGACGAATGTGGAACACAATGCTAAATAAAGTCTTACATTTCTTAAGTATTTTTAGCCACTACGTTAatcatatttaaaattaatcacatCCCAGTTCAAGGCCAAACGTAAAATTCAGGCTCAAATACCATCATATTTAGCGTCCAAAAATTCATACTTTTGTGATTGCAAAACAGAAAATCCAAATATACAACATGCACTTATTGCAAAAAtataatatcaaaattaaaatgcacCAGCAACTGTAGAAACTCATCGAATCAATCGTGATCGGGTAATCAAAAGGGATGCGATTCGACCATCAACTTCTAATTACCCGCCAATTTCACGAATTTCTCACAGTCaagcaaaaaaaatcaaattcaaaaatatcGAACACCAAGATTTCACAAATTATACTACAGAGGATCATAATAATAACTGAAATTATAATACAAGCAAGTGAAGCCCTAGAGAGAGAGTGAAGTATATGAAACGCAAACCATTTTCCCAAGAAAATATCGGAGGAGAGAGAGACGTCGAGAAAATATAGAGCTccgagaggagagagagagagagagagagagagagagagagagagagagagtgagagatagaTAGGCTCAGCGGTAGACGCGGAGCGCAGCGGGTAGCGTTGCTTATATCACCGTCACGGCACAGAGAAATCGGGCGGTGATCCAACGATATTTGCACACGTGCTCTACGTTGTGGAATGGGAGAGATGGCATGTGATTTACGTAAAGTATAAAGGGAAGAGATCTTCTCTCATTCTGGATTTTAAAGATTCTTACCTCTTAACAGTTTATTGTAGGTTGGATTATCATCtttcgtcagatactatttatatttaattttaaataaataaaaaaaattaaataatttttaaccgtaTTATGTATGATGAATGAATAAGATGTGAAGATCCTTAAAATTCCTATGATGGAATGCAAGGGGACACAAAGCATTTGGTTTTGCTTTCGTAGGCTTGGCCCAAAAGATAGTTATTGGTCCACGACTCCATGCAATTTTGGAAAAGTAACTTTTATTCACGGACAgtatttcagtttttttatttatacttatGTCGTGTTTGTATCAACTTagaaacaattttatttttctacacCACTTTGAAGTAGTGATAGTGCTTGCCACTCTTCATATTATTAATGGACGAGGTTAAAGTTTGAAATTCGTTCCTTTGCACGACACATATCTTGAAATTTAAACTAActtaatattaataaattggATGGTGATGAGCAAAATTATTCTCATTACAAATGCGGAAAGATATAAAATAATGTAATAATACATAACTTATTATGAGATAAAAAGGAGGTTATTTCATAAAGTTCGACACACACATCTCTAATATTAGAAAGCCAGCAATCAATTTTGGTGTCTTAAGACTTCACAAAAAAGTTTTAGATAAAAACAcccttgaaacaaaaaaaatctacgACTAACTGAAAATAATGCAATCAAAATAGCAAGGAtacttttgtcaaaaaaattagaaacaaaacagaattaaaaaaatctctaaTCTCTAATATAGAAAGCTAGCAATTAATTTTGATGTCTTAAGGCTTCACAAACCAATTTCTCGAGTATATCAAGCAGCTCATAGAAAATACATTACAAATTATGACCATTACAAGCACAACTGACTTGTAATAAAATCCCTTTACGAGCAGAAGTActtcttataaaaataatttcaaatgaTTAATAAACTACAATTCAGAATGTATCGCTTCATCAACGAATATTTCGGTTGAACTAtctttacttaaatgttgattggATTCAATAGCGCTTTCAAATTGTAAGGCGCAGTGAAATCGGGAGTTCCACTCCAAAAGAGTTTGGCAAACTGCTCGTAGGCCATTTCAGTTGGATGAGCAGAGTCAAAGAAGAGATGTTCACTAACATTGTCACACAAATCGTACGCTTTGACACCTCTCCTTCCTCCACAACTATAAACTCCTCGATATGGACCATTGCCGCAACATGCCACCTTCCCTTCCTTGAAACCCTTGCCAacaatctcaaaaaaaaaaaaaaaaaaaaaaaaagggggaagtGATTATTCATTTCCGAGTTCTGATTGAGTAATGTAGAAAATTATAGAAATAATTACATTCTAGTCAGTAAGTAAGTTGCTTTTTCATGAAAGTTTCATctcaagattgatttttttaggTAAACGATGAAGTTAATTTCAATCCAGCTTGAGATTATTTTACTCTAGTTTGAGAATATGGATGGTTTCGATCAATTAACGGGCTCAAAACCATCCATATTCTTAACAACAATGTACTAtataagagaaattttttatcacttag contains the following coding sequences:
- the LOC137735466 gene encoding actin-depolymerizing factor 1, with translation MANAASGMAVHGECKLKFLELKARRTYRFIVYKIEEKQNGVVVEKLGEPTDSYEDFSASLPANECRYAVYDFDYVTEENCQKSRIVFVAWSPDTAKVRSKMIYASSKDRFKRELDGIQVELQATDPTEVGLDVIRSRAN